From the Micromonospora echinospora genome, the window GCGCAGCAGGGTCATCCAGGAGAGCTGCTACTACCAGTGATCCGGACTTCCGGCCACGGCCCTCTGCCCGGGTCGGCTGGAATCCGGGGCGTCGTCTCCGGACGGCGCCCGCGCCACCGGGACGGAACCCGGTGGCGCGGGCGTGTCCGGCCCGGTTCAGGGCCCCGTGGTCGTCACCTCCCCTCCTCCCCTACCGGCCCTCGATCTCCAGGCGCGGCCAGTCGGCGAGATCGCGTAGCAGTTGCCGGTCGTGGCTGGCGACCACCACGGCGGCGCTCGTCGCGCGTATCGCCCCGGTCAGCTCGTCGACCAGAGCCGACGACAGGTGGTTGGTGGGTTCGTCGAGCAGGACCAGGCTCGGTCGTCCGGCCAGCGCCAACGCCAGGTCGAGGCGCCGTTGCTGCCCCTGCGACAGTCGCCCGACCGGCGTGCGCGACGCCTCGGAGTCCAGCAGCCCGAGCGACCCGAGCGCAACGGCGTCGGTGTCCCGCAGCGCACCGCACGCCACCAGCCGCCCCACATGGCGGGCGTACACCTCTCCGGCGGTGAGGTCGGGCTCCTGCTCGCTCGTCTCCTGACCGACCAGGGCGACCCGGGCGTCCGTCGCCGTCCAGACGTGTCCGTCGGTGGGTGGGAGCGCGCCGGCCAGCACCGCGAGCAGCGTGGACTTTCCGGCGCCGTTCGCTCCGGTGACGAGCAGCCGGTCGCCGCCGTCGAGGGCGAGGTCGACCGGACCGGCCAGCCGCCCGTCGACGGCGACATTGTGGGCGCGCACCTGCGGCGCACCCGGCCGGACGCGCAGGTCGGGCCAGCGCGACGTCGGAGGCGGCTCCGGCACGTCGATTCGGTGCGCCGTCAGGGCCTCCTGCTGACGGCGCAGCGCCTGCACGACGCCCGGCGCACGGGACTGGCGCTGGTGTTTACCGGTCCCCTTGTCCGGTCGCCAGCCGGTGGAGAGCCGGTCCCGGGCCCGGGACACCGCGTCCTGCAGCCGCCGCTGCTCGGTCTGCTGCTCATCGTGCTCCTGCTGCCAGCGCTCACGTTCGCGACGCCGGGCGTCCTGCCAGGCGTCGTAGCCCCCGGCGTACAGGCGTGCTCTGCCGTCGCGGGCCGGGTCGAGGTCCAGGAACCGGTCGGTGACCTCGCGCAGCAGCGCCCGGTCGTGACTGACGACGGCGAGACCGCCGTCGTGCTCGCGTAACCTGCGGGTCAGGAAGTCCAGCCCGCCGGCGTCGAGGTGGTTGGTCGGCTCGTCGAGCAGCAGCACGTCGTGCCGTGCGCCGAGCAGGCACGCCAGCCGCACCCGGTAGCGCTGCCCGACCGACAGCGTCGACAACGGTCGGTCCCGGTCCGGGCAGGCGTCGAGGGCCTCCAGGGCGACGTCGACTCGACGTTCGGCGTCCCACGCGTCGAGTCGGGTGGCGGCGTCGAGCGCGGCAGCGTAGCGGTCGTCGGCAGTGGGGTCACCGGCGGCCACGGCGTCGACCGCCTCGTCCAGTGCGGCGAGGGCCGCGAGCGAGGCCGCCAATGCCTCGGAGGTCAGGGTGCCGACGGTCTGACCAGCACGGACGGTCAGCTCCTGGCGGGCCAGACCGAGCGTGCCGGCCCGGTGCACGGTGCCCTCGTCGGGCCGGACGAGGCCGGCGAGGACGTGCAGCAGTGTGCTCTTGCCCCGGCCGTTCTCGCCGACGACGGCGATCCGTGACCGGGCGGAGACGGTGACCGAGACGTCGTTCAGGACACGCCGGGATCCGCGGACGACGGTGACGCCGACGGCGCGCAGGTGGGCGCTGCCACCCGCGTCGAGCGGCAGGGTTTCGGGATTCGGGGTGAGGTTCAACGGTGCTCCGCAGCTCGCAGGGGAGCCGGGCAGCGTCAGGTGGCCGCCCGGCGGGAACCGGGACGGCGAGCGCGTTCGACAGGGAGGAGGCGCCGCCGTCAGCGGGCGGAGCGGACCTTCTGCGACCAGATACCTCGTGCCACGACCGTGACGTTAGCAGCGCCGACGCGGCACGGCATCGTCGTTTCCCGTCCGGCGACGGAGGTGAGGGTGCCCGACGTGGGGTGCGAGGGCCGTTGCCGCCCGTCGGGGGTTGAGGAAGAACGGAACGGAAGTTGGCGCTAAGCCCCGGCCCGGTGGTCACCGGGCCGGGGCTGGGTTAGCTCAGCTGGTCAGTCGTTCCAGGTGGTGGCGGAGGGAACAGGAAGAAGAACTGCTCCAGCTCCGCCCGCGACGGCTCACCCGCGAACGGCCCCTACCCCGCAGCTTGATCATCACTGAGGAACCAGCGGCGGAACCGGCCGGCGGGCGTCGCCCGGCACCCGCCCCGCGCCCCGGGGTGGGCGACGCCCACCCGGTCACGCGCTACCGGTCGCCTCTCCGCCCAGGCGCAGGGCGCTCAGGTAGC encodes:
- a CDS encoding ABC-F family ATP-binding cassette domain-containing protein, with protein sequence MNLTPNPETLPLDAGGSAHLRAVGVTVVRGSRRVLNDVSVTVSARSRIAVVGENGRGKSTLLHVLAGLVRPDEGTVHRAGTLGLARQELTVRAGQTVGTLTSEALAASLAALAALDEAVDAVAAGDPTADDRYAAALDAATRLDAWDAERRVDVALEALDACPDRDRPLSTLSVGQRYRVRLACLLGARHDVLLLDEPTNHLDAGGLDFLTRRLREHDGGLAVVSHDRALLREVTDRFLDLDPARDGRARLYAGGYDAWQDARRRERERWQQEHDEQQTEQRRLQDAVSRARDRLSTGWRPDKGTGKHQRQSRAPGVVQALRRQQEALTAHRIDVPEPPPTSRWPDLRVRPGAPQVRAHNVAVDGRLAGPVDLALDGGDRLLVTGANGAGKSTLLAVLAGALPPTDGHVWTATDARVALVGQETSEQEPDLTAGEVYARHVGRLVACGALRDTDAVALGSLGLLDSEASRTPVGRLSQGQQRRLDLALALAGRPSLVLLDEPTNHLSSALVDELTGAIRATSAAVVVASHDRQLLRDLADWPRLEIEGR